Proteins encoded in a region of the Elaeis guineensis isolate ETL-2024a chromosome 7, EG11, whole genome shotgun sequence genome:
- the LOC105048107 gene encoding aspartate aminotransferase, mitochondrial produces the protein MASRAAIYQGMMWRGRSWAVGARSMSSWWSNVEPAPKDPILGVTEAYLADPSPDKVNVGVGAYRDDNGKPVVLECVREAERTIAGNLNMEYLPMGGSNKMIEESLKLAYGEDSEFIKDRRIAAVQSLSGTGACRLFADFQKRFLPDSQIYIPVPTWANHHNIWRDARVPQQTFHYYHPDTRGLDFASLMEDIKKAPNGSFFLLHACAHNPTGVDPSEEQWREISHLFKVKNHFPFFDMAYQGFASGDPERDAKAIRIFLEDGHLIGCAQSYAKNMGLYGQRVGCLSILCEDEMQAVAVKSQLQQIARPMYSNPPVHGALIVSIILSDPDLKSLWLKEVKVMADRIIGMRKALRENLEKLGSPLSWEHVTNQIGMFCYSGMTPEQVDRLTNEFHIYMTRNGRISMAGVTTGNVTYLANAIHEVTKSA, from the exons ATGGCGTCGAGGGCCGCGATCTACCAAGGGATGATGTGGAGGGGCCGCTCGTGGGCGGTTGGAGCTCGATCGATGTCGTCGTGGTGGAGCAACGTAGAACCGGCGCCCAAGGACCCGATCCTCGGAGTCACGGAAGCCTACCTCGCCGATCCCAGCCCCGATAAAGTAAATGTCGGCGTT GGAGCTTATCGTGATGACAATGGGAAGCCTGTCGTCCTCGAATGCGTTAGAGAGGCTGAAAGGACGATTGCCGGGAATCTGAACAT GGAGTATCTTCCAATGGGAGGAAGCAATAAGATGATTGAAGAGTCATTGAAGCTAGCATATGGGGAGGATTCTGAGTTCATAAAAGACAGAAGGATTGCAGCAGTTCAATCTCTTTCAGGGACTGGTGCATGTCGGCTTTTTGCAGATTTCCAGAAGCGGTTCTTGCCCGATTCTCAAATTTATATACCCGTACCTACATGGGCCAA CCATCATAATATTTGGAGAGATGCTCGGGTTCCACAGCAGACATTTCATTATTACCATCCTGATACAAGGGGACTTGATTTTGCTTCATTGATGGAAGATATTAAG AAAGCTCCAAATGGATCATTCTTCTTGCTTCATGCATGTGCACACAATCCAACTGGGGTGGATCCTTCTGAGGAACAGTGGAGGGAGATATCTCATCTGTTTAAG GTTAAGAATCATTTCCCATTCTTTGACATGGCATACCAAGGTTTTGCCAGTGGTGATCCAGAGAGAGATGCAAAGGCAATTAGAATTTTTCTCGAGGATGGGCACTTGATTGGCTGTGCCCAGTCATATGCGAAAAATATGGGTCTTTATGGACAACGAGTTGGATGCCTCAG TATTCTCTGTGAAGATGAAATGCAAGCAGTAGCTGTGAAGAGTCAGTTGCAACAGATTGCTAGGCCTATGTATAGCAACCCTCCTGTTCATGGTGCACTCATTGTTTCGATAATACTCAGTGATCCAGACCTTAAAAGCTTGTGGCTGAAGGAAGTGAAG GTTATGGCTGATCGTATCATTGGAATGCGAAAGGCACTTAGGGAAAACCTTGAGAAGTTGGGTTCTCCACTATCTTGGGAACATGTAACTAATCAG ATCGGCATGTTTTGCTACAGCGGAATGACCCCTGAGCAGGTTGATCGCTTGACAAATGAGTTCCATATCTACATGACGCGCAATGGCAGAATCAG TATGGCGGGTGTGACTACGGGCAATGTTACATACTTGGCTAATGCCATCCATGAGGTCACTAAATCTGCATGA
- the LOC105048108 gene encoding pentatricopeptide repeat-containing protein At5g16860-like: MKLFSSLTIPLRAVFSYHRGVSSPATSWRPRRSHSGSASCFHLLESCILDKNLLLGSQLHSRIVIAGLVNDSLFATKLITLYSLCGDLSSAEAIFARFPGCNVFLLNAMIRGYSSNGLNQEAVDLFHRKRREGIEPDSYTFSCVLKACASLPDLCQGKELHKMAVESGFESDVFVSNSLISMYAKCGSLESGADVFDRMPQRDIVSWNSIISAYALNGSDLGAAEKVREMFRCGFQPDQVTIISLLITGSTSEVISEVHGYVLRRGFESISMIRNALVSAYGKCGGVREARRIFDSSTQKDKVTWNALISTYAQNGLFEESMQLLRDMRLAGFDVDVITYSGIISSFSQDDLSDEAVVVFKELLNVGLRPDVIAIASILPAISSIRCFGYCKEIHAYSYREGLESDRRVRNALVSAYCIYGSIQSAERVFEAIRDRDVISWSSMVTGYVQNQHFVEALDTFRQMIGAEIEPNPITITSILSACAGVSGLRLGKELHLWALKNSFDGQSFVGSALVDMYAKCGRIKDSRRVFDLMADKNLVTYNVMIGGYAVHGLVEDALRIFRMLEEPDEVSFITALSACRHGGLVEEGIEIFNSMKALKVSPKEGHYSCMVDLLARCGLIEQALDLVKTMPMKASTEVWGTLLGACKVHSNLNIGMYTGARILESGSDNSGYYVLLSNILADFGRWDGVEVMRKLMTEKGVKKGAGCSWIEVNKRVHSFVAKERAQHPEWESLFWLLSVLNEQMRAMSF, translated from the coding sequence ATGAAACTCTTCTCTTCTCTGACCATCCCCCTCAGAGCTGTCTTCTCCTATCATCGCGGTGTCTCCTCTCCAGCAACCTCATGGCGGCCGCGCAGATCTCATTCTGGATCCGCGAGCTGCTTCCACTTGCTCGAGTCCTGCATTCTCGACAAGAACCTGCTTCTGGGTTCACAACTTCACTCCAGGATCGTGATTGCGGGGCTCGTGAATGATTCCTTGTTTGCAACAAAACTCATCACACTCTACTCCCTATGTGGAGACCTCTCGAGCGCCGAGGCGATCTTCGCCCGCTTTCCGGGTTGTAACGTGTTCCTTCTCAATGCCATGATCAGAGGCTATTCCTCCAATGGGTTGAATCAGGAAGCCGTGGATTTGTTCCATCGAAAGAGGAGAGAAGGGATCGAACCCGATTCCTATACTTTCTCGTGTGTTTTGAAGGCCTGTGCTTCTCTGCCGGACCTTTGCCAAGGAAAGGAGCTGCACAAAATGGCAGTGGAGAGCGGTTTTGAATCGGACGTTTTTGTTTCTAATTCGTTGATTTCTATGTATGCAAAGTGTGGGAGCCTAGAAAGCGGCGCCGACGTTTTCGACAGAATGCCCCAACGAGATATCGTGTCATGGAATTCTATAATCTCAGCTTACGCACTGAATGGTTCTGATTTGGGGGCTGCAGAGAAAGTAAGGGAGATGTTCCGCTGTGGGTTCCAGCCGGATCAAGTGACGATTATTAGTCTTCTGATAACTGGTTCCACTTCTGAGGTTATTAGTGAAGTACATGGTTATGTTCTGAGAAGAGGGTTTGAATCCATATCCATGATTCGGAATGCACTTGTTTCTGCCTATGGTAAGTGTGGTGGAGTCAGGGAAGCTCGTAGGATATTTGATAGCTCGACTCAAAAGGATAAAGTTACTTGGAATGCCTTGATCTCTACCTATGCCCAGAATGGGTTATTTGAAGAAAGCATGCAGCTTCTCAGAGACATGAGGCTTGCTGGTTTTGATGTTGATGTAATTACCTACAGTGGGATCATATCTTCCTTCTCTCAGGATGATTTGTCTGATGAAGCAGTGGTTGTTTTCAAGGAATTGTTGAATGTGGGGTTGAGGCCGGATGTAATCGCTATTGCAAGCATTCTGCCGGCAATTTCCAGTATCCGATGCTTTGGTTACTGCAAGGAAATCCATGCCTACTCTTACAGGGAGGGTTTAGAATCAGACCGCAGGGTTAGAAATGCTCTTGTGTCAGCTTACTGTATATATGGTTCTATCCAAAGTGCTGAACGAGTTTTTGAAGCGATCAGAGACAGGGATGTGATCTCCTGGAGCTCAATGGTTACGGGCTATGTCCAGAACCAACACTTCGTGGAAGCTCTTGATACATTTAGGCAAATGATTGGAGCTGAGATAGAACCAAACCCGATTACCATAACAAGCATCCTTTCAGCATGCGCAGGTGTCTCTGGTCTAAGACTGGGGAAGGAACTCCACTTGTGGGCACTAAAGAACTCATTCGATGGTCAGTCTTTTGTGGGAAGTGCTCTTGTAGACATGTATGCAAAATGTGGAAGGATCAAAGACTCAAGAAGAGTGTTTGATCTAATGGCAGACAAGAACTTGGTCACTTATAATGTGATGATTGGAGGTTATGCCGTCCATGGACTCGTAGAAGATGCTCTAAGAATCTTCCGAATGTTGGAAGAGCCTGATGAGGTCAGTTTTATCACAGCCTTGTCAGCCTGTAGACATGGGGGACTTGTTGAGGAAGGGATCGAGATCTTTAACAGCATGAAGGCCTTAAAGGTGAGCCCTAAAGAAGGGCATTATTCTTGTATGGTGGATTTATTGGCAAGATGTGGACTAATAGAACAGGCTCTTGATTTAGTAAAGACGATGCCGATGAAAGCTAGCACAGAAGTCTGGGGAACACTGCTTGGAGCATGCAAGGTACACTCCAATTTAAATATTGGAATGTATACCGGAGCCCGTATACTTGAGTCCGGGAGTGATAATTCGGGATATTATGTGCTGCTATCAAACATATTAGCTGATTTCGGGAGGTGGGATGGTGTTGAAGTGATGAGAAAGCTGATGACGGAGAAGGGAGTGAAGAAAGGTGCTGGGTGTAGTTGGATAGAAGTGAACAAGAGAGTCCACTCCTTTGTTGCCAAGGAAAGAGCACAGCATCCCGAGTGGGAGAGCTTATTTTGGCTGTTGAGTGTCTTAAATGAGCAGATGAGGGCTATGAGTTTCTAG